The following coding sequences lie in one Danio rerio strain Tuebingen ecotype United States chromosome 3, GRCz12tu, whole genome shotgun sequence genomic window:
- the noxo1a gene encoding NADPH oxidase organizer 1a (The RefSeq protein has 3 substitutions compared to this genomic sequence), whose protein sequence is MDEQRHPVNIQLLGVMQKEMTKLYMTTVLWSDGNEITVYRSLEDFKKMHRQLKKKFPPSNPFKRSARIVPEFKEVRVQKSLQKWSGSKSVLRMKALEEYCGQLLKSDAQVCRSSELIQFLLPKAHDLNADFAKNCIVIMPSDVTLGSSKAESNSGVTQPFVTETYRCIANYETKDTKNRPFKVEVDETVDVLIKDQKGWWLVENESKHLAWFPAPYLERAEMADDGPDEMDNESVFYVATKAYKATNSDELSVELGSVLEVLQKSDNGWWIVRYNRKAGYVPSMYLQPHNNPRILLKSTQKEISRSTLDLAQLQHPQTLQDSRLRELSRSQGNLLLQPAETDIMDKQKSRSLGRLPDAARANPPSIRVEFAESGKQSSQSDDSEEFSDDSSFSCSDSLDRSDAEECFRRSRTPTAETLTPESAGGITASRSDPCLNKMPSTPKVPPRPAVQEILTRCTTVTRKNMQRNS, encoded by the exons ATGGACGAGCAAAGACACCCCGTCAATATTCAGCTTCTAGGAGTGATGCAGAAAGAAATGACCAAA CTGTACATGACCACAGTCCTCTGGTCAGATGGAAATGAGATTACCGTCTACAGATCGCTGGAAGACTTCAAGAAAATGCAT AGACAACTCAAGAAGAAATTCCCTCCATCAAACCCCTTTAAGCGATCAGCACGGATTGTTCCCGAATTTAAAG AAGTGCGAGTGCAGAAGAGCCTGCAGAAGTGGAGCGGCAGTAAATCAGTGCTGCGGATGAAGGCTCTGGAGGAATACTGCGGTCAACTGCTGAAGAGTGACGCGCAGGTCTGCCGCAGCTCAGAGCTCATACAGTTCCTGCTTCCCAAAGCACACGACCTCAACGCTGACTTCGCCAAAAACTG TATCGTGATCATGCCGTCAGATGTTACTCTGGGCAGCAGTAAAGCTGAATCCAACAGCGGTGTTACTCAACCCTTCGTGACGGAAACATACCGCTGCATCGCTAATTACGAGACCAAAGACACCAAGAACAGACCCTTCAAGGTGGAGGTGGACGAGACTGTGGATGTGCTCATCAAGGACCAGAAAG GTTGGTGGCTTGTAGAGAATGAAAGCAAGCATCTGGCCTGGTTTCCAGCTCCGTATCTAGAAAGAGCCGAAATGGCGGACGACGGCCCGGACGAGATGGATAACGAAA GTGTTTTCTATGTGGCAACCAAAGCTTATAAAGCCATGAACAGGGATGAGCTGTCGGTGGAGCTGGGCTCAGTGCTGGAGGTGCTGCAGAAGTCCGACAACGGCTGGTGGATCGTGAG GTACAACCGAAAGGCGGGATACGTCCCATCCATGTACCTACAGCCGCACAACAACCCTCGGATTCTCTTGAAGTCCACTCAGAAGGAGATATCCCGCTCTACTCTTGATCTGGCACAACTCCAGCATCCCCAAACCCTGCAGGAGTCCAGACTGCGAGAGCTCAGCAGATCTCAAGGAAACCTGCTGCTGCAGCCTGCAGAAACCGACATCATGGATAAACAGAAGTCACGTTCGCTGGGAAGACTTCCAGACGCGGCGAGAGCAAACCCTCCGTCGATCCGGGTGGAGTTTGCGGAGAGCGGGAAACAGAGCAGTCAGAGTGACGACAGCGAGGAGTTCAGCGATGACAGCAGCTTTTCCTGCAGCGATTCGCTCGACCGCTCGGACGCAGAGGAGTGTTTCCGGCGGAGTCGCACGCCGACTGCTGAAACTCTAACTCCTGAGAGCGCAGGAGGGATTACGGCTAGCAGATCAGACCCATGTCTTAATAAAATGCCGTCCACTCCGAAAGTGCCGCCCAGACCCGCCGTGCAGGAGATCCTGACCCGCTGCACCACCGTCACACGCAAAAACATGCAGAGAAACAGCTAG